GGAGGCCCCACGCCACGACCGACAGGAGCACGACCCCGACGACACCGAGGCGCGTCGCCGCCGAGTCGACGCGGGTCGCGTAAAATCGCGCCGCGAAGCCGCACAGGAGCAGGGGGTAGCCGATCGCGACGAGCGGCAGCCCGAAGATCGCCCAGAGGTAGTACGTGAACTTCTGCGGGAGGGTCTCGGGGTACCACTTGCCGACGACACGACCGGGGTCGAGTTGCCGCGGGAACGCGAGTTCCATCCACGTGGCGTGGAGCCGGGCAACGTCGATCCGGACGGCGCCCACGAACCCCGTGGAGCGTCGTTCCATCGGACTGGTGATGCGGGGGGGACCGATTGAAGGTTTCGCTCCCACCACTGAGCCGTCAACGCGGCGACGCGTTCGGGGCGTTCAGTTCAGCGAGCCGCAGCGCAGATCAGCTCAGTTCCAGGGCGCGAAGCCGGGGTTGACGCGGCGGTCCCCGCGGTCGATGGCGTCGATGGCGGCCACGTCGTCGTCGTCGAGGTCGACCGCGAGCGACTCCCAGTTGTCGCGGATGTGGGCCTCGCTGGTCGCCTTCGGGATGGCGGTGACGCCCTTCTCGCGGAGCCACGCGAGACTCACCTGCGCCTCGCTGACGCCGTGCTTCTCGGCGATTTTCGTCAACTCGGGCACCTCGAACACCTGCCCGCGCGCGAGCGGGGAGTACGCGACGACCTCCACGTCGTGCTCGGCGCACGCCTCGATCAACTCCTCCTGCTGGAGCAGCGGGTGGACCTCCACCTGGTTGGCGAAGATCGGCGCGTCGCTGATCTCGACGGCCTCGGCGACCTGCTCGGGTTCGAAGTTGGAGATGCCGATTCGGTCGATCAGGCCGTCCTCGTACAGCTCGTTGAACGCCGCGAGCGTCTCTTCGGCGTCGTACTCGCGGGCCGGCCAGTGGACGTACATGAGGTCGACCGAGTCGACGCCGAGGCGGTCGAGACTCTCCTCGGTCGTCGCGCGCACGTCCTTGGGCGCGAGGTTGTCGATCCACACCTTCGTCGCGAGGAACACGTCGTCGCGGTCCACGTCGGCGCGGGCGATGCCGTCGCCGACCTCCGACTCGTTGCCGTAGATCTGGGCAGTGTCGACGTGGCGGTAGCCCATCTCCAGCGCCGTCGCGACGGCGGTGCGGCAGTCCTCGGGGTCGGTGTTCTCCCACGTGCCGAGGCCGAGCATCGGCATGCCGTTGGCGGACGGGACGTCCTCTCGTGTCAGCGACTGCTGGTCGGTCATCGCTCGAGTGGAGGGTCGTCGCGTGAAAAGGCGTTGTGGCAGGCGTGCCAACTGCCGGTATGCGAGTGGGTGGCGCGGTCGAGCGCCGCTCGCAGAGAGTGCCTCGCTTCAGCCGATGTACCGCAGTTCGTCGTCGCTGGGCATTCCGCCGCCGCCGCCCTGCATCTCCTGGATCTTGCCGACGACCTCCTCCATCTCCTCGGCGCGTTCCTCCAGATCGGAGAAGTCGACCTCGAAGTCAAGCAGGGTCTGGAGCACCTCCAGCACGGCCTGGGCGCTCTTGGGGTCGACGAGGTAGCCGGAGGTCTCGCCCATCAGGCACGCGGCGGGGAGTCCGCGCCGGGCGCCCAGTCCGAGCACGAGTCCCGAGACGCCGACGATGCCGCCCGCCGGTTCGTTCTCGCGGAACTCGACGCCGGCGGCCTCCAGTTCCTCGCGGTCGGTGTCCTCGGTGCGGGCGCCGAGCACGTCGTACTCGTCGTCTTCGATCAACTCGCCGGTCGGGACGCCGCCGAGCGCGAACGCGCGCTCACAGCCGAACTCCTCGGCCACGTCGAGGAACGCCGTCGTCAACTCGTAGTGCCCCTCGTTGCTGGCGGCCTGGTGGTCGCCCGTGAGCACGAGCAGGTCCCGGCCGCCGGCGTCGACGTGGTGGAACGCCGCGTGGGTGAGGTCGGCGACGCCGTCGTCATCGACGGTGACCTGTGGGGGGAAGTCGGTGGTGTACACGCGTCGGACGAGGTCGCCGTCGAACTCCTCGACGAGGTGCTCGGCGACGAGTTTGCCGACGTGGCCGACGCCCGGCAGTCCCTCGATGAACACGGGGTCGGTGAGGTCGGGGTCGGCGACGACCTCGATGTCGATGTGGTCCATGTTCGTGGTCACGGACCGGGGGAGGTAAAGTCGCGTCGGCTCGATCCGTTCGATCTGCTATCGGCGGTGCGCTGCGGTGGTGACTCGTGACGCCACGGCCCACGTCGGAGAACGGTCCGCAGTCGCCTACTCGTCCGTCTCGTTGCCGCGACGGCGCGCACGACGGCGGTACGAACCGTGCGGGTCCTCGGGGTTGAACGGCGCGGGCGCGGAGTTGACCGCGTCGGCGCCGCACTCCGGGCAGGCGTCGCCGAGGGTGTACACCGGGCGCTCGTGGACTGCCTCCCAGTCGCTGCACACCCGGATGTCGGACTTCACGGTCGGGCGCGGTTACTCGTCGTCGCTCTCGCGCTCGCGGTGGAAGCTCCCGGTGCCGCCCGTCGCCTCGATGGCCTCGCGGGCGCGCTCGGCGGACGCCTCCAGTTCGCTCTCGGCAGTCTTGTAGTCGGGGGCGCGGACGCGGATCCGGTACTCCGGGGAGCCGACGTACGAGACGTCGAGTTCGATCTCGTCGGGCACCTCGCCGTTCCCCTCGGCGGCTTCCAAGGCAGCGCGCACGTCGTCGACGCCGTCGTGGCCGGGCGATTGGAGGTCGACGTAGCCGGTGACGTTGACGTACGGGACGGAGACGTTCTCGCGGGCCGTCTCGACGATGGCCTCGACCTCCGCCTCGGAGAGGTCGGTGTCTTCCAGCGCCTCCACGCCGTGGATGGCGGCGGCCTCGAAGCCGTCGTACATCGAGCCGAACTCGGCGTACAGCGCCTCCGCGACGGCGGTGTACTTGTCGTCGTCGACGTCCTCGCCGAACGCGATGCCCATCCAGTTGTCGGCCTTGCGCTCGTTCTTCCACTCCTGGATCTTGTCCGAGCGCTGGTGGTCGTTGACGTCCTTGATCGACAGGTCGATCTGCTGGCTGCCGGTGTCGACCTCCAGCACCTTCGCGACGACGCGGTCGCCGACGTTCACGTGGTCGCGAATGTTCTTGATCCACCCGGAGGCGACCTCCGAGACGTGGCACAGTCCGCGCTTGTCCTCGTACTCGTCGAGGTCGACGAACACGCCGAAGTCCGCGATCTCGTCGATCTCCCCGACGACGAGTTCGCCCTGCTCGGGCCAGCCGGTGAATTTCATGGTCGTGGGTAACTGACCGAGCCTAATACCGTTTGTCAATCGAACGGCGTCGGTGACGAGCCGACCCCAGCGGTGGCGCGTGCCGGCGGGCCTCCGTGCCCGCCGGGAGCGCGCGAGGGGCGAGGGACCGAACGGTGCGCGGTCGAGCACCGCGAGACCGCGAGCGGGAACGGGGAGCACAGCGACCCGTGAGTGAGGGAGTGAGTCGGTTGGGGAGGGCGAGGCTGTCAGGTGACGGTACCCGTGACCCGGTCGCTACTGCGGGTGGGATTCACGTCGCTGGCGACGTAACCGTTGGAAGCCGCGGCCCGGCCGACCAGACGATCTGACCGATGTGCCGACGCAGTCGCTCAGTGTGGTGTGAAAACGGAACCGCGGAGAACCGAGATTACCGCGCTTCGACGGTCTCGACGACCTCGCCGGCGAACTCGGCGTCGCCGCCGGTCGGGCGCGCGAGCGTCGTCCCGCAGACGGCGCAGTTGACCTCGGTGGAGGCGCGACCGAAGACGATCTGTTCGTTCTCGCAGTCCGGGCACTCGACGCGGAAGAAGCTCCCTGCCATGATTACTCCTGGAAGGTGAGCCGACCGGCGCGCCATCCCTCGCGCATGTGGGCCTTGCCGCAGTCGCCACAGCGGTACTTGAGGTGCGTCTTCTTCGTCGGCTTGTCGCCACCGGGCACCTTCGAGAACTTACCCGTGTTCCCGATGGTGGACTTCCCGCGGGCGCGCTGGCGGTCGATCCACTTCATGCCGGTCTCGCGGCCGCGGCGGACCTTCTCGACCTCGTGCTCGTGGTGGGCGTTGCAGTGCGGACAGTACGTGTTCATCCGGCGTGGCATCTCCATAGCGGAATCTCCTCTTACCACCTGCTTCTGTGCCGGCGCTTAAAACCCATACGGTACGGAGTTGTCGGCGGCGTGTCGCCGTCGCGACGGAGCG
The DNA window shown above is from Halobaculum marinum and carries:
- a CDS encoding 30S ribosomal protein S27e; the encoded protein is MAGSFFRVECPDCENEQIVFGRASTEVNCAVCGTTLARPTGGDAEFAGEVVETVEAR
- a CDS encoding aldo/keto reductase; protein product: MPMLGLGTWENTDPEDCRTAVATALEMGYRHVDTAQIYGNESEVGDGIARADVDRDDVFLATKVWIDNLAPKDVRATTEESLDRLGVDSVDLMYVHWPAREYDAEETLAAFNELYEDGLIDRIGISNFEPEQVAEAVEISDAPIFANQVEVHPLLQQEELIEACAEHDVEVVAYSPLARGQVFEVPELTKIAEKHGVSEAQVSLAWLREKGVTAIPKATSEAHIRDNWESLAVDLDDDDVAAIDAIDRGDRRVNPGFAPWN
- a CDS encoding 50S ribosomal protein L44e, with the protein product MEMPRRMNTYCPHCNAHHEHEVEKVRRGRETGMKWIDRQRARGKSTIGNTGKFSKVPGGDKPTKKTHLKYRCGDCGKAHMREGWRAGRLTFQE
- a CDS encoding translation initiation factor IF-2 subunit alpha is translated as MKFTGWPEQGELVVGEIDEIADFGVFVDLDEYEDKRGLCHVSEVASGWIKNIRDHVNVGDRVVAKVLEVDTGSQQIDLSIKDVNDHQRSDKIQEWKNERKADNWMGIAFGEDVDDDKYTAVAEALYAEFGSMYDGFEAAAIHGVEALEDTDLSEAEVEAIVETARENVSVPYVNVTGYVDLQSPGHDGVDDVRAALEAAEGNGEVPDEIELDVSYVGSPEYRIRVRAPDYKTAESELEASAERAREAIEATGGTGSFHRERESDDE
- a CDS encoding RNA-protein complex protein Nop10 — translated: MKSDIRVCSDWEAVHERPVYTLGDACPECGADAVNSAPAPFNPEDPHGSYRRRARRRGNETDE
- a CDS encoding proteasome assembly chaperone family protein; amino-acid sequence: MDHIDIEVVADPDLTDPVFIEGLPGVGHVGKLVAEHLVEEFDGDLVRRVYTTDFPPQVTVDDDGVADLTHAAFHHVDAGGRDLLVLTGDHQAASNEGHYELTTAFLDVAEEFGCERAFALGGVPTGELIEDDEYDVLGARTEDTDREELEAAGVEFRENEPAGGIVGVSGLVLGLGARRGLPAACLMGETSGYLVDPKSAQAVLEVLQTLLDFEVDFSDLEERAEEMEEVVGKIQEMQGGGGGMPSDDELRYIG